A genomic segment from Diadema setosum chromosome 11, eeDiaSeto1, whole genome shotgun sequence encodes:
- the LOC140235034 gene encoding lengsin-like, giving the protein MACLDVNRTGVSLEDIMKEIDDKDVEFVRFEFGDLHGIARSKIVPARHFRDKATRGIGIPIAHLGLDSKGIPVPDAMYISDGKYSDALWLPDLSTFRLLPWCDNTARVLIEPVLDGKPVGLFPRTLARNQVKRLYNMGLSLLTAHEHEFYVVNRQTGQPLTQDFNLRATVRNYTDPLLISSLMRALPAVGVDSEMIDTEKSPGQVEITYKPSFGIEAGDVAHTYKTTIKEVAMQRGYVASFMSKPWPELNGSSAHICHSLWDANRQTPLLYDANHPTGISKIGRHWIAGLLAHAPALSVIMAPTVNCLKRFEANSFAPYNATWGIDNRTCAIRAKVCGPDTYLENRMGASGSNPYLTIAATIAAGIDGIQRELVPPEHVVNNAYLDGNVPSDTAILPSTMDAALEALAKDDVMRAALGEEFVREFTVLKIHEMKEYSKAHLKQDPKWEYKMYFEYI; this is encoded by the coding sequence ATGGCTTGTCTCGATGTAAACCGTACGGGAGTCAGCTTGGAAGACATAATGAAGGAGATCGACGACAAGGACGTCGAATTCGTCCGCTTTGAGTTTGGTGATCTACACGGCATCGCTAGGTCAAAGATCGTACCCGCTCGTCACTTCCGGGACAAAGCAACTCGCGGCATCGGAATACCCATTGCTCACCTGGGCCTTGATAGCAAAGGTATCCCAGTCCCCGACGCCATGTATATCTCTGACGGCAAGTATTCGGACGCCCTGTGGCTACCCGACTTGTCAACCTTTCGCTTACTGCCATGGTGTGATAATACGGCCAGGGTCCTCATTGAGCCAGTCTTGGATGGAAAGCCGGTAGGTCTGTTCCCTAGAACGCTAGCCAGGAACCAAGTGAAGAGATTATACAACATGGGGCTGTCCCTTTTGACCGCGCACGAACACGAATTTTATGTCGTGAATCGCCAGACCGGGCAGCCTTTGACGCAGGACTTCAACCTTCGCGCCACTGTGCGGAACTACACCGACCCTCTTCTCATAAGTTCCCTGATGAGGGCCCTGCCTGCCGTGGGCGTGGACTCTGAAATGATAGACACTGAAAAGAGTCCAGGCCAAGTCGAGATCACATACAAGCCAAGCTTTGGCATAGAGGCCGGAGATGTTGCACATACGTACAAAACAACCATCAAGGAGGTTGCCATGCAAAGGGGATACGTGGCGAGCTTCATGAGCAAACCATGGCCGGAGCTGAACGGGAGCTCTGCCCACATTTGTCACTCATTGTGGGATGCTAATCGGCAGACCCCCTTGCTATATGATGCCAACCATCCCACCGGTATATCAAAGATCGGGCGCCATTGGATAGCCGGATTGCTAGCCCATGCTCCGGCCCTTAGCGTTATCATGGCTCCAACAGTCAACTGCCTGAAGAGATTCGAAGCAAACTCATTTGCGCCTTACAATGCCACGTGGGGAATTGATAATCGTACGTGCGCCATTCGCGCCAAAGTTTGTGGTCCTGACACCTATCTCGAGAACAGAATGGGAGCCAGCGGAAGCAACCCCTACCTCACCATCGCAGCGACGATCGCTGCCGGTATCGACGGCATCCAACGCGAACTAGTCCCACCGGAACATGTGGTCAACAACGCATACCTGGACGGCAACGTGCCCAGTGACACCGCCATCCTGCCGTCAACTATGGACGCTGCTTTGGAGGCGCTTGCCAAAGATGACGTCATGCGGGCAGCTCTTGGCGAAGAGTTCGTTAGGGAGTTCACTGTACTCAAGATTCATGAGATGAAGGAATACTCGAAGGCACACCTCAAGCAAGACCCTAAATGggaatacaaaatgtactttgAATACATTTAG